One genomic window of Onychomys torridus chromosome 19, mOncTor1.1, whole genome shotgun sequence includes the following:
- the C19H6orf58 gene encoding protein LEG1 homolog, translated as MAVLASWVWVLVGCLSAAVAEDSSISTPYPPLWEESPEQLSDYRFEDGKHIINPWVFTDRMGLYRILLTQTATYFARYGPENEQNLLWGLPFQFGWQYKTGRLVDPTGETDCGYEPGDPLCVSVDSWWADMNYFLSVLPFLAAVDSGILGISSDQIKILPPPLDQSKFCYDVSDCRKLFGETMDKWTAFFKYMQLPSSDFEGLLKYLWTAHTSSLEYPLVVFADRYAYYSGQEAKFEENWAITVNYLAATYLPTTMNRTYNFQKGLPPRVLVDTDIAPFITNFTSLQNTVLLSLTALGDTDRLTGSASLTAWEFFMSSKFARELFLKAFEEFLGAST; from the exons ATGGCTGTCCTGGCTTCCTGGGTCTGGGTACTGGTTGGCTGCCTTTCTGCTGCTGTAGCAGAGGATTCTAGTATCTCAACTCCATATCCTCCTCTCTGGGAAGAGAGCCCTGAACAGTTAAGCGATTATAGGTTTGAGGATGGAAAACACATAATTAACCCATGGGTATTCACTGACAGAATGGGGTTGTATAGAATCCTACTGACTCAGACAGCCACATATTTTGCACGATATGGtccagaaaatgaacaaaacctTTTGTGGGGATTGCCTTTTCAGTTTGGATGGCAGTATAAAACAG GTAGATTAGTTGACCCCACTGGAGAGACAGACTGTGGCTATGAACCTGGAgaccctctgtgtgtgtctgtggacagTTGGTGGGCTG ATATGAATTATTTTTTGAGTGTGCTACCTTTCCTTGCTGCTGTTGATTCTGGCATACTGGGGATATCATCAGACCAAATCAAGATTTTACCACCACCCCTGGATCAATCCAAGTTTTGCTATGATGTTTCTGACTGCCGAAAGCTCTTTGGTGAAACAATGGACAAGTGGACTGCTTTTTTTAAG TACATGCAGCTGCCTTCTAGTGACTTCGAAGGCCTTTTGAAGTACTTATGGACTGCTCATACCTCCTCCCTGGAGTATCCTCTTGTTGTCTTTGCAGACAG ATATGCCTATTATTCTGGCCAAGAAGCCAAGTTTGAGGAAAACTGGGCTATTACTGTAAATTACTTGGCTGCAACCTACCTTCCTACGACCATGAATAGAACATACAACTTTCAGAAGGGTCTGCCGCCTCGTGTTCTTGTTGATACTGACATAGCCCCTTTTATTACCAACTTCACTTCTCTTCAGAACACGGTCCTGCTGTCACTCACAGCTCTTGGTGATACTGATAGACTGACAG GATCGGCATCTTTGACTGCCTGGGAATTTTTCATGAGTTCAAAATTTGCAAGGGAACTATTTCTAAAAGCTTTTGAAGAGTTTCTTGGAGCATCTACTTAA